In a genomic window of Ipomoea triloba cultivar NCNSP0323 chromosome 3, ASM357664v1:
- the LOC116012464 gene encoding probable ATP-dependent RNA helicase ddx17 isoform X2, which translates to MEKGNSHSYNKKQQAGAHTSSSSSFTTDLFGPKDRSKSSASSAGLFVSVFGESSMGRESSQSGVIDSSRMQNSGGQYSNARYGNSDHETQRGWDSKDKSSVYHTESSEPCYFSSSIYYGGQDNYPPPTHTTSSQHTFKKDGGEDDQNGNNSNCASRGNWWQGSLYY; encoded by the exons ATGGAGAAGGGAAACAGTCACAGTTACAACAAAAAACAGCAAGCTGGAGCTCAtacttcatcatcttcttcctttaCCACAGACCTCTTTGGCCCAAAGGACCGCTCGAAATCCTCAGCCTCATCTGCAGGGCTCTTCGTATCTGTATTCGGGGAGTCATCTATG GGAAGGGAGAGCAGTCAGTCTGGGGTAATAGATTCATCAAGAATGCAGAATTCAGGTGGTCAATACAGCAATGCTAGATATGGAAATTCAG ATCATGAGACTCAACGAGGCTGGGACAGCAAGGACAAGAGTTCGGTTTATCACACTGAATCATCAGAACCGTGCTATTTCAGCTCATCGATATATTATGGTGGCCAAGATAATTATCCACCACCCACTCACACCACTAGCTCTCAGCATACT TTCAAGAAAGACGGGGGAGAAGATGACCAAAATGGAAACAATTCAAACTGTGCTTCTAGGGGAAACTGGTGGCAAG GCTCGCTATATTACTGA
- the LOC116012464 gene encoding uncharacterized protein LOC116012464 isoform X1 has protein sequence MEKGNSHSYNKKQQAGAHTSSSSSFTTDLFGPKDRSKSSASSAGLFVSVFGESSMGRESSQSGVIDSSRMQNSGGQYSNARYGNSDHETQRGWDSKDKSSVYHTESSEPCYFSSSIYYGGQDNYPPPTHTTSSQHTFKKDGGEDDQNGNNSNCASRGNWWQGITFWKLLQAIGFLKCYFWQKI, from the exons ATGGAGAAGGGAAACAGTCACAGTTACAACAAAAAACAGCAAGCTGGAGCTCAtacttcatcatcttcttcctttaCCACAGACCTCTTTGGCCCAAAGGACCGCTCGAAATCCTCAGCCTCATCTGCAGGGCTCTTCGTATCTGTATTCGGGGAGTCATCTATG GGAAGGGAGAGCAGTCAGTCTGGGGTAATAGATTCATCAAGAATGCAGAATTCAGGTGGTCAATACAGCAATGCTAGATATGGAAATTCAG ATCATGAGACTCAACGAGGCTGGGACAGCAAGGACAAGAGTTCGGTTTATCACACTGAATCATCAGAACCGTGCTATTTCAGCTCATCGATATATTATGGTGGCCAAGATAATTATCCACCACCCACTCACACCACTAGCTCTCAGCATACT TTCAAGAAAGACGGGGGAGAAGATGACCAAAATGGAAACAATTCAAACTGTGCTTCTAGGGGAAACTGGTGGCAAGGTATCACTTTTTGGAAGTTATTGCAAGCAATTGGCTTCTTAAAGTGctatttttggcaaaaaatttaA
- the LOC116013909 gene encoding uncharacterized protein LOC116013909 — translation MSGSAVPKLATTIHITALDGIINVNSLFTFAVFVGLAWNPRDPNNRLTDDPNCLADPKVAENLVAFHVYSFAFFLFSSLVALCLKQAIRLAKTAHYPTIFALDLAHVNKSAVRVGYLVCAAGSVCGCVFLMLALINVVQIKLGTLGCGSSHSYGAVIPLVTFVPLGLIIYVCTILYAFTR, via the coding sequence ATGTCGGGCTCAGCAGTTCCCAAGCTAGCCACCACAATCCACATAACAGCGCTAGACGGGATAATAAACGTCAACTCTCTGTTCACATTTGCGGTTTTCGTCGGCCTAGCTTGGAACCCGCGAGACCCGAATAACCGCCTCACCGACGACCCGAACTGTCTGGCCGACCCGAAAGTCGCCGAGAATCTCGTGGCATTCCACGTTTACTCCTTCGCTTTCTTCCTCTTCTCCAGCCTCGTTGCACTGTGCCTCAAGCAAGCGATTCGACTCGCCAAAACCGCCCATTACCCCACCATTTTCGCCCTAGACTTAGCTCACGTCAATAAGAGCGCCGTTAGGGTTGGCTATCTGGTTTGCGCTGCCGGCTCGGTGTGTGGCTGCGTGTTTTTGATGCTTGCGTTGATCAATGTGGTTCAGATCAAGCTCGGAACTCTCGGGTGTGGGAGTAGCCATAGCTATGGAGCTGTGATCCCGCTTGTAACATTTGTGCCCTTAGGGCTCATCATCTATGTTTGCACTATCCTCTATGCTTTCACTCGTTAA